The sequence CACTCTCCCAAAATAGAATTTCCTAAAAAACCATCATGAACTTTATTAGAATAAGAAAAAATTACAGAATTAAAAATTTCTCCTCCTACTTTACAAAAAGGGGAAATAGTTGTCCCTCCATATATTTTTGATCCTATATTCAATATAGTGTTTTTTCCAATTGATACTGGACCTCTGATGACAGATCCTTCCATAATTTCAACTCCTTTTTCAATATATATAGGACCAAATTGAGCATTTAATACAACATTATTTGCTTTGATATCTTCTTCTAAAAAAATTTTATTCTTACAAAGAACATGATTCTTTCCCAACAAAGAATATGATTGTTTTCCTTTTGTAAAAAATATAAAATCTTTTTTTAGTATAGTTTCATTATTTGTAAATATCTCCCATGGATACTGAATATGAATAATTTGTTTTACATAAAATGTTTTTGTACACTTTTTGTACAAAGAAAAAATGTCTTTTTTGACTAAAAATTTTTTTTTGATAGCAATCATTTTTTCTTTAAAAAAAATGGTTTCGTTTTCTTTTAAAGAAAAAAGAATTTGAATTAATTCTTCATTAGGAAGGAATGAAGAATTAATGAACAACATATTTTCAAAATATGAATATTCTTTTTTGGAATATTTTTTTGAAAGAAATGGTTGTGTAATAATATCATACGCTGCTTTTCCAATGTACTTTTCCCATCTTTCTTTTATCGTAAAGAAACCCAATCGAATTTCTGATACAGGTCTAGTCAATGTTATAGGAAATAATGTTTCCCATTCTATACCATCATATAATATAAAATTCATATGAATCTATTTCTAGAATTTTTTATATTTTTCATACTTTTTCTTAAATTTTTCGGCTGGACCTGTTTTTCCTAAAAATCTTTTTTCTCCAGTAAAAAATGGATGTGAATAACTGGATATTTCCATTTTATATAATGGATAATCACTTCCATTTATGTGGATAGAATCTTTTGTTGTTACTGTAGATTTACAAATAATTATTTTTTCATTATTAATATCTTTAAAAACAACAGGTCTATAGTTTTTGGGATGTATTTTTTTATTCATATTTATTTTTTTTTGTTTGGAAAACGGTAAATCATTCCATTAATATTCATTCCAGCACCTAAGGAAGCCATAAGAATTGTATCTCCAGGTTTTATTTCATGAGGAGGCATTTTTCCTTTAAGAATCAAATCCAATAAAGTGGGAACAGTAGATACAGAAGAATTTCCAAATTTTTGGATTGTCATAGGCATCATTTTCGATAAACAATCCTTTTTTAAGGATGTATAATCATACAATTTCAATAATCTTTTTAAAATTTCATAATCCATTTTAGCATTAGCTTGATGAAGAAGAATTTTCTGAATATCATGAAGATGTAAATTAGCATGATCAAGCATATTTTTTAACATGTTTGGGACTTCTGTTAATGCATATTCATAAATTCTTCTTCCATTCATTCTAATATTAACTAAAGATTTCTTATAATTAGGATTTAAAGAAGGCCCATTCGTTAAATAATATAATTTTTCATTATTGTCACATTGAGTATCATAATGGATAATTCCATATCTTTCGTTTTCTTCTAAATATTCCATAGCAGATAAAACAGCCGCTCCTGCACCATCGGAAAAAATCATTGCATTTCTATCATGTGGATCTATGACTTGAGATAAGGTTTCAGAACTAGTAATTAATATGTTTTTAGCATATTTAGATCGTAAAAGTTGATCTGCTAAAATCATTCCTTCTATCCAACCTGTGCAACCAAAAATCATATCATATGGTCTACATCTTTTGTTTTTTATTTGAAGTTTATTTTTGATTTTAGCAGAGATAGAAGGGACAAAATCAGATTGATAAGAAATAGGATGAATATCTCCATAGTTATGAGCCGATATGATATAATCTATTTTTTCTTTACAAATTTTAGAATTTTTTAAGGCTTTTTCGGCCGCAATAGTCGCAATATCAGAATTAAATAATCCTTCATTTATATATCTTCTTTCCTCTATTTCTGTAATTTTTTGAAATTTATTAATGATTTCTTCATTAGATTTTTTAATTTTGAATCCTTTTTGATCATAAAATTTATGTTTCATAAAATGATCTCTTTTTATAATCTTATTTGGTAAATAATGCCCCGTTCCTGTAATGATTGATCGAATCATTTTAAAGAATAAATCAAAATTTAGTAATAAAGTAAAAAAATAAAATTCTTGAAACAAATTCAAAAACCATTATTTGGTCTTCATATTTTTTAATAAATTCCAAGAAATGAACAAAGTTTATCCTTCTTTAAAAGAAAAAAAATTGAACAACATGTTTGATCATATTGCTCAAAAATACGATTTAATCAATCATATACTATCTTTTGGAATAGATTTTATATGGAGAAGAAAAGCTACTCATTTAGTATACAAATTTAGTGAAAAAAAAAATCTTAAAATATTAGATTTAGCTACTGGTACTGGAGATTTAGCTATATTACTAGCTCATAAATTCAAACATGCTTCTATTACGGGGGTAGATCCATCTGAGAAAATGCTGAAAATAGCAGAAAAAAAAATAAAAAAGATTTTTTTAGAAGAGAAAATTAAAACTATTCAAGGATATTCGCAATATATTCCGTTTCAAAATGATACTTTTGATATAGTAACTATTGCTTTCGGAATAAGAAACTTTCAATACATTCATTCCTCTATGAAAGAAATATATAGAATTTTAAAAACCTCAGGAATTTTAATGATTTTAGAATTTTCCACCCCTTCCAATTATTGGATAAAAAAAATTTATTATTTTTATTTACATCTTGTAAAAAAAATCGGAAATTTTATTTCAAAAAATCATT comes from Blattabacterium cuenoti BPAA and encodes:
- a CDS encoding putative sugar nucleotidyl transferase; translation: MNFILYDGIEWETLFPITLTRPVSEIRLGFFTIKERWEKYIGKAAYDIITQPFLSKKYSKKEYSYFENMLFINSSFLPNEELIQILFSLKENETIFFKEKMIAIKKKFLVKKDIFSLYKKCTKTFYVKQIIHIQYPWEIFTNNETILKKDFIFFTKGKQSYSLLGKNHVLCKNKIFLEEDIKANNVVLNAQFGPIYIEKGVEIMEGSVIRGPVSIGKNTILNIGSKIYGGTTISPFCKVGGEIFNSVIFSYSNKVHDGFLGNSILGEWCNLGAGTNISNLRNDYKKVTVWNYEKKDFFPTNLQFFGVIMGDHSKSAINTQFNTATIVGVSDSIFGYGFPPRYIPSFYLGGIQSKKRISFHQVCETAEIMMNRRNRNFSVLDKKILKYLYQLLDI
- a CDS encoding type B 50S ribosomal protein L31 gives rise to the protein MNKKIHPKNYRPVVFKDINNEKIIICKSTVTTKDSIHINGSDYPLYKMEISSYSHPFFTGEKRFLGKTGPAEKFKKKYEKYKKF
- a CDS encoding 3-oxoacyl-ACP synthase III family protein — its product is MIRSIITGTGHYLPNKIIKRDHFMKHKFYDQKGFKIKKSNEEIINKFQKITEIEERRYINEGLFNSDIATIAAEKALKNSKICKEKIDYIISAHNYGDIHPISYQSDFVPSISAKIKNKLQIKNKRCRPYDMIFGCTGWIEGMILADQLLRSKYAKNILITSSETLSQVIDPHDRNAMIFSDGAGAAVLSAMEYLEENERYGIIHYDTQCDNNEKLYYLTNGPSLNPNYKKSLVNIRMNGRRIYEYALTEVPNMLKNMLDHANLHLHDIQKILLHQANAKMDYEILKRLLKLYDYTSLKKDCLSKMMPMTIQKFGNSSVSTVPTLLDLILKGKMPPHEIKPGDTILMASLGAGMNINGMIYRFPNKKK
- the ubiE gene encoding bifunctional demethylmenaquinone methyltransferase/2-methoxy-6-polyprenyl-1,4-benzoquinol methylase UbiE, translated to MNKVYPSLKEKKLNNMFDHIAQKYDLINHILSFGIDFIWRRKATHLVYKFSEKKNLKILDLATGTGDLAILLAHKFKHASITGVDPSEKMLKIAEKKIKKIFLEEKIKTIQGYSQYIPFQNDTFDIVTIAFGIRNFQYIHSSMKEIYRILKTSGILMILEFSTPSNYWIKKIYYFYLHLVKKIGNFISKNHFAYNYLKESIFSFPYYNQKMNKLLKYHKFDPIHIQTLTFGIVSIYLVKKK